The following proteins are encoded in a genomic region of Neurospora crassa OR74A linkage group VI, whole genome shotgun sequence:
- a CDS encoding topoisomerase TRF4, which translates to MSQRYQNGGGGGGGRRRGNDPRDDRNGYQQRAPNGPHGLPARPPQPTSYRPSDNYSNRNNGGGGGGRDRDNYRPPQGDFSFRVEKPPGVSNSSYDNYRPNDNRQSYNGRRAHSPRGDRRHGRPSGRGRGRNAGPHGGFRKPWRPFVAAERELLSGTHESGNEEALYNPETGVLYRNVDELSDSDEAEMDISGDEAAEDAEPSTKRARTALDQSTSANNTPKWSNPDPYTALPPEGARERKTKDVVQMIRKARVQTAAETKTALPNDLDEIIMFNSDSDSDIEIIQEAKPTGKAARDSLSLVPVAAASEDLRAKQPSKKSEVRQPVDKKPETGTIDLTGTDDEEDSAPLPPAPRNIPKNLPKTRPTFDDPTPSALGSRKRTHDDEIKLPHARLKKATRAPVGGKIQPEWRAVPSQDSCPWMRDAEDHSASPTMGRWLHKEIIDFYEYVKPRAFEKRIREEVLDEINRFVRNTFSDAGVYPFGSFPSGLYLPTGDMDMVLCSDQFKRNYRAKYDTRRTMYRLSDALKQRKLAFQNEVEIIAFAKVPLVKWVDSRTGLKIDVSFENDTGLQAIKTFHAWRDQFPVMPVLVTLIKHFLCMRGLNEPVNGGIGGFTVTCLVTSMLQLMPQIQSGSMDPNHHVGDLLMHFFDLYGNRFNYRTTAICLNPPKYLPKHKINTFAYKNYDRFSIIDPNNSENDIAGGSSNTGTIVALFKQAYELLAERMAQLAQSPDRRNASILEVILAGNYSTFRNQRAHLEKLAAPNGPAGPRRR; encoded by the exons ATGTCACAACGATACCAGaacggcggtggcggcggcggcggtcgaCGTCGTGGTAACGACCCTCGGGACGACCGCAATGGCTATCAACAACGCGCGCCGAATGGCCCTCATGGTCTCCCTGCCCGACCTCCCCAGCCGACATCGTACCGTCCCTCCGACAACTACTCCAACCGCAACAacggtggcggtggcggtggaaGAGATCGCGACAATTACCGGCCTCCTCAGGGTGATTTCTCGTTTAGAGTAGAGAAGCCGCCGGGAGTCAGCAATTCGAGCTACGACAACTACCGTCCCAACGACAACAGGCAGTCCTACAATGGCCGCAGAGCCCACTCTCCCAGAGGCGATCGTCGCCACGGAAGACCCAGTGGCCGTGGACGAGGCCGCAACGCTGGCCCCCACGGAGGTTTTAGGAAACCGTGGCGTCCTTTTGTTGCGGCTGAGCGCGAGCTATTGAGCGGTACCCATGAGTCTGGAAATGAAGAGGCCCTCTACAATCCCGAGACGGGCGTGCTCTACCGGAATGTCGACGAACTGTCCGACAGTGATGAGGCCGAGATGGACATCTCTGGAGATGAGGCTGCTGAAGATGCCGAGCCGTCGACCAAGCGTGCTCGCACTGCGCTTGATCAGTCGACCagcgccaacaacacccccAAGTGGTCCAACCCCGACCCCTACACTGCACTCCCTCCCGAGGGTGCTCGGGAGCGCAAGACCAAGGATGTTGTGCAGATGATCAGAAAGGCTCGTGTGCAAACCGCTGCCGAAACAAAGACCGCGCTCCCCAACGACCTGGACGAGATCATCATGTTTAATTCCGATAGCGACAGTGACATCGAGATCATCCAGGAGGCGAAGCCCACTGGCAAAGCAGCGCGTGATTCCCTTTCTCTTGTTCCCGTTGCGGCCGCAAGCGAGGATTTGAGGGCTAAGCAGCCCTCCAAGAAGTCTGAGGTTAGGCAGCCTGTGGACAAGAAGCCTGAGACAGGAACTATTGATCTCACAGGCACtgatgacgaagaggactCGGCCCCACTTCCTCCGGCACCCAGGAACATACCCAAGAACCTACCCAAGACTCGTCCCACTTTCGATGACCCCACTCCTTCTGCTTTGGGTAGCAGGAAGCGTACccacgacgacgagatcAAGTTGCCTCATGCTAGGCTGAAGAAGGCAACCAGGGCGCCTGTAGGTGGAAAGATTCAGCCTGAGTGGCGAGCAGTCCCCAGCCAGGACTCCTGCCCCTGGATGAGAGATGCCGAAGATCATTCGGCCAGCCCCACGATGGGCCGTTGGCTGCACAAAGAGATCATTGATTTTTACGAATACGTTAAGCCTCGTGCTTTCGAGAAACGTATCCGCGAGGAGGTGCTCGACGAAATCAACAGGTTTGTTCGCAACACCTTTTCTGACGCTGGGGTCTATCCTTTCGGATCGTTCCCGTCCGgactttacctacctaccggtGACATGGACATGGTCCTCTGCTCCGATCAGTTCAAAAGGAACTATCGGGCCAAGTATGACACTAGAAGGACCATGTACAGGCTCAGTGACGCCCTCAAGCAACGCAAACTTGCGTTCCAGAACGAGGTTGAGATCATCGCCTTTGCCAAAGTGCCGCTGGTTAAGTGGGTTGACTCCAGGACAGGCCTCAAGATTGATGTGTCCTTTGAGAATGACACGGGCTTGCAGGCTATCAAGACGTTCCATGCCTGGAGAGATCAGTTCCCTGTGATGCCTGTTCTGGTCACGCTGATCAAGCATTTCCTTTGCATGAGGGGCCTGAACGAGCCGGTCAACGGCGGTATAGGAGGCTTCACTGTCACCTGCTTGGTCACCAGCATGCTTCAGCTGATGCCCCAAATACAAAGCGGATCTATGGATCCGAACCATCACGTCGGGGACCTTTTGATGCATTTCTTTGACCTCTATGGTAACCGGTTCAACTACCGGACCACGGCGATTTGTCTGAACCCGCCCAAATATCTTCCCAAG CACAAGATCAACACCTTTGCGTACAAGAACTATGACCGATTTTCGATCATCGACCCCAACAACTCGGAGAACGACATTGCTGGCGGCTCCAGTAACACCGGCACGATCGTGGCACTTTTCAAGCAAGCCTATGAACTGCTTGCAGAACGCATGGCGCAGCTAGCTCAGTCCCCTGATCGGCGCAATGCCAGCATTTTGGAGGTCATTTTGGCGGGCAATTACTCGACGTTCCGAAATCAGCGAGCCCATCTGGAGAAGCTGGCAGCGCCTAATGGCCCAGCCGGTCCTCGGAGACGCTAG
- a CDS encoding actin-like protein arp-6, with protein sequence MTGRGGAKKSRAAGPAPPTTTLVLDNGADTIKAGFVSDDKSDGKPRIIPNCLARDRHRKIYVGSELEKCKDFSELAFRRPVEKGFIVNWEAQKEIWDREFFDDKAAQKCDPSDTRLILTEQPNSLPSLQTHCDQIVFEEYGFASYYRGLGPVFNAYRDIQSIFRTPQSTIDSPAQVILLIDSGYSHTTVTPILQGRPLHPAIRRLDVGGKLMTNYLTRLLSVRHFDMRNEPYIVNEMKEAVCYTSLDFKGDLEKTWKGTRGEKREDYLSGAGIAKDYVLPDSHTRFHGVVRDYEPGVSARARKGIVSTEDVLTLRNERFVVPELLFNPSDIGIRQPGIADLVKQSLLAVPIGLWPGLLANIVVVGGNSLSEGFCQRLQTEILKRFPDECRVRVARPEDPIISTWLGAANFAKHEHASKLEVTKQEYEEHGAAWVARKFAAGLGLDP encoded by the exons ATGACCGGACGAGGAGGGGCTAAAAAGTCCCGGGCGGCAGGGCCGGCACCCCCCACGACAACCCTGGTTCTCGACAACGGCGCCGACACCATCAAGGCTGGATTCGTCTCCGATGACAAGAGCGACGGCAAGCCTCGCATCATTCCGAATTGCCTCGCTCGAGACCGTCACAGGAAGATCTATGTCGGCTCGGAACTCGAAAAATGCAAGGACTTCAGCGAATTGGCCTTCAGGCGCCCCGTCGAAAAGGGCTTTATCGTCAACTGGGAGGCCCAGAAAGAGATCTGGGATCGCGAGTTCTTCGACGATAAAGCTGCGCAGAAATGCGACCCATCAGACACCAGGCTCATTCTCACAGAGCAACCAAATTCATTGCCTTCTCTCCAAACACACTGTGACCAGATCGTCTTTGAGGAGTATGGCTTTGCGAGTTACTACCGTGGCCTGG GTCCTGTCTTCAACGCGTACCGGGACATACAATCCATCTTCCGAACACCCCAATCCACCATAGACAGTCCAGCCCAAGTCATCCTGCTCATCGACTCGGGTTACTCTCACACCACCGTTACGCCTATCCTCCAAGGCCGACCGCTACATCCGGCCATACGAAGACTTGATGTGGGTGGCAAGCTCATGACCAATTATCTCACCAGGTTACTGTCCGTCCGCCACTTCGACATGCGCAACGAACCATACATTGTGAACGAGATGAAAGAAGCAGTCTGTTACACCTCCCTGGACTTCAAGGGAGACCTGGAAAAGACTTGGAAAGGGACGCGCGGCGAAAAGAGGGAGGACTACTTGAGCGGTGCTGGCATCGCCAAAGACTACGTTCTGCCCGACTCCCACACGCGCTTCCACGGTGTTGTCCGCGACTACGAGCCTGGTGTCTCGGCGCGCGCCCGCAAGGGCATTGTATCCACAGAGGACGTCCTGACGCTACGGAACGAGCGTTTTGTTGTTCCAGAGCTCCTCTTCAACCCTTCTGATATCGGCATCCGGCAACCTGGCATCGCCGACCTAGTCAAGCAGTCCCTCTTGGCTGTGCCAATTGGACTGTGGCCTGGCCTTCTGGCTAATATCGTAGTTGTGGGAGGAAACAGTCTCTCTGAAGGGTTCTGTCAGCGCTTGCAAACAGAGATTCTCAAGCGATTCCCCGATGAATGCAGGGTCAGAGTTGCCCGCCCGGAAGACCCTATCATCAGCACCTGGTTGGGAGCTGCCAATTTCGCCAAGCATGAACATGCCAGTAAGCTCGAGGTCACCAAGCAAGAGTATGAGGAACATGGAGCTGCTTGGGTGGCAAGAAAATTTGCTGCTGGGCTCGGACTCGACCCCTGA
- a CDS encoding malate/L-lactate dehydrogenase, variant produces the protein MTTSPLIPPSTIKHPRQSSNNPSTTMATASTTETPNLVRVNHHDAKTFAAALLTASGVSAKNAEITASGLVQADLRGVESHGILRLPSYLSRVRSGVLDPAAEPELKQITPVVAQIDARNGFGFPAAHLGMDTAIKMAGVYGIGMVSVKHSNHFGMSAWIVKQAVDADMMSLVFTNSSPALPVWGSKEKMMGVSPIACGAPGGKGEGSKPFILDMAPSVAARGKIYKALRRGEKIPTDWALDGEGKQTDDPAKALEGVMLPMGGPKGSALAIMMDVFSGVLSGSAFAGGVTGPYDMSKPGDVGHFFVAIKPDLFMSLDEFRERMDILYQKAVNSEKMHGVDRIYFPGEIEQLNEEQRLKDGIPYAKAEIDALNAEAEKLGLGKIRLIE, from the coding sequence ATGACCACCTCACCACTGATACCACCTTCCACGATCAAGCACCCCCGCCAGTCGAGCAATAACCCCTCCACAACCATGGCgacagcatcaacaacagaaaCCCCCAACCTCGTCCGTGTCAACCACCACGATGCCAAAACCTTTGCGGCCGCCCTTTTAACGGCCTCCGGCGTGTCCGCCAAGAACGCCGAAATTACCGCCTCTGGGCTCGTCCAAGCTGACCTGCGCGGCGTTGAAAGCCACGGCATCCTGCGATTGCCATCCTACCTCTCACGCGTGCGTAGCGGGGTTTTGGACCCAGCCGCCGAGCCGGAACTAAAGCAGATCACGCCCGTAGTCGCCCAAATAGACGCGAGGAACGGATTCGGCTTCCCCGCCGCGCACCTGGGCATGGACACCGCCATCAAAATGGCGGGCGTCTATGGCATTGGAATGGTAAGCGTCAAGCATAGCAATCATTTTGGCATGTCCGCTTGGATTGTGAAGCAAGCGGTGGATGCGGACATGATGAGTCTGGTTTTTACCAATTCGTCGCCTGCGCTGCCCGTGTGGGGTTccaaggagaagatgatgggtGTAAGCCCCATCGCCTGTGGAGCGCCGGGTGGGAAGGGCGAGGGGTCGAAGCCGTTCATCTTGGACATGGCCCCGTCGGTCGCAGCGAGGGGCAAGATCTATAAGGCGCTGAGGAGGGGAGAGAAGATACCGACTGACTGGGCTTTGGATGGGGAGGGCAAGCAAACTGATGATCCGGCCAAGGCGCTGGAAGGCGTGATGCTGCCTATGGGTGGGCCAAAGGGGTCGGCGCTGGCGATCATGATGGATGTCTTCTCCGGCGTGCTTTCGGGTTCTGCGTTTGCTGGAGGCGTCACGGGGCCGTATGATATGTCCAAGCCGGGGGACGTTGGCCACTTCTTCGTGGCCATCAAGCCTGACTTGTTCATGAGCCTGGACGAGTTCAGGGAACGCATGGATATCCTATACCAGAAAGCGGTGAACTCGGAGAAGATGCATGGCGTCGACAGAATTTACTTCCCGGGCGAGATTGAGCAGCTGAACGAGGAGCAGAGATTGAAAGATGGCATACCATATGCCAAGGCAGAGATTGATGCTCTGAATGCAGAGGCTGAAAAGCTAGGCTTGGGCAAGATCCGATTGATAGAGTAG
- a CDS encoding malate/L-lactate dehydrogenase, whose translation MNWLSISVRQQRATSTHAKGSESRIPLKRPSPHHCRYPGIRPSLKRGHMTTSPLIPPSTIKHPRQSSNNPSTTMATASTTETPNLVRVNHHDAKTFAAALLTASGVSAKNAEITASGLVQADLRGVESHGILRLPSYLSRVRSGVLDPAAEPELKQITPVVAQIDARNGFGFPAAHLGMDTAIKMAGVYGIGMVSVKHSNHFGMSAWIVKQAVDADMMSLVFTNSSPALPVWGSKEKMMGVSPIACGAPGGKGEGSKPFILDMAPSVAARGKIYKALRRGEKIPTDWALDGEGKQTDDPAKALEGVMLPMGGPKGSALAIMMDVFSGVLSGSAFAGGVTGPYDMSKPGDVGHFFVAIKPDLFMSLDEFRERMDILYQKAVNSEKMHGVDRIYFPGEIEQLNEEQRLKDGIPYAKAEIDALNAEAEKLGLGKIRLIE comes from the exons ATGAACTGGTTATCTATCAGCGTCCGTCAGCAGCGGGCAACGTCAACGCATGCAAAGGGAAGcgagagtag AATTCCACTAAAAAGGCCTTCCCCGCATCACTGCCGATACCCGGGCATTCGTCCATCTCTTAAAAGAGGGCACATGACCACCTCACCACTGATACCACCTTCCACGATCAAGCACCCCCGCCAGTCGAGCAATAACCCCTCCACAACCATGGCgacagcatcaacaacagaaaCCCCCAACCTCGTCCGTGTCAACCACCACGATGCCAAAACCTTTGCGGCCGCCCTTTTAACGGCCTCCGGCGTGTCCGCCAAGAACGCCGAAATTACCGCCTCTGGGCTCGTCCAAGCTGACCTGCGCGGCGTTGAAAGCCACGGCATCCTGCGATTGCCATCCTACCTCTCACGCGTGCGTAGCGGGGTTTTGGACCCAGCCGCCGAGCCGGAACTAAAGCAGATCACGCCCGTAGTCGCCCAAATAGACGCGAGGAACGGATTCGGCTTCCCCGCCGCGCACCTGGGCATGGACACCGCCATCAAAATGGCGGGCGTCTATGGCATTGGAATGGTAAGCGTCAAGCATAGCAATCATTTTGGCATGTCCGCTTGGATTGTGAAGCAAGCGGTGGATGCGGACATGATGAGTCTGGTTTTTACCAATTCGTCGCCTGCGCTGCCCGTGTGGGGTTccaaggagaagatgatgggtGTAAGCCCCATCGCCTGTGGAGCGCCGGGTGGGAAGGGCGAGGGGTCGAAGCCGTTCATCTTGGACATGGCCCCGTCGGTCGCAGCGAGGGGCAAGATCTATAAGGCGCTGAGGAGGGGAGAGAAGATACCGACTGACTGGGCTTTGGATGGGGAGGGCAAGCAAACTGATGATCCGGCCAAGGCGCTGGAAGGCGTGATGCTGCCTATGGGTGGGCCAAAGGGGTCGGCGCTGGCGATCATGATGGATGTCTTCTCCGGCGTGCTTTCGGGTTCTGCGTTTGCTGGAGGCGTCACGGGGCCGTATGATATGTCCAAGCCGGGGGACGTTGGCCACTTCTTCGTGGCCATCAAGCCTGACTTGTTCATGAGCCTGGACGAGTTCAGGGAACGCATGGATATCCTATACCAGAAAGCGGTGAACTCGGAGAAGATGCATGGCGTCGACAGAATTTACTTCCCGGGCGAGATTGAGCAGCTGAACGAGGAGCAGAGATTGAAAGATGGCATACCATATGCCAAGGCAGAGATTGATGCTCTGAATGCAGAGGCTGAAAAGCTAGGCTTGGGCAAGATCCGATTGATAGAGTAG
- a CDS encoding MFS quinate transporter, which yields MAGGVKKPVNIFKLKNLDEPKEVFNWRLWFAVLSFGLLGAARGVDEGLINGALKSKNFQDSINYASYSTVEQANIKANISSMVQIGSVGGALIAFMICDRIGRIWATRILCLLWMLGIAIFMGSNGNLSLVYFGRFVAGLGVGQSPVVGPVYIAEIAPASIRGFCVCTFTGFVYLGIVLAYFTNYGCQLHLAETPARWMVPTSLHIIFAGLILLLTFLQYESPRYLVKTGKSDKALHVMSRLRHLPPDHDYVRREINAITLSHHEEMEASKGAGWLGILKETFTVRSNLYRVGLTLGAQVMGQWSGAGSITIYAPDLFELLGLTGTKESLLVTAIFGIVKLVAAIVCALFLVDFIGRKRSLLLGIACQAISMIYIAAFLSATPELGNEEGYVIPANSGKLRASRGAIVMIYLSGIGWALGWNSMQYLLSSEIFCLRLRAFCSSLAMCLHFANQYGSARAVPDMLLPVREGGISGQGTFWFFSAVTILGGVWVWFFVPETASRSLESMDRLFSLPWWQIGRYGNREAEALDEAERVGGEKEGEMMSRSGSHVEEEKGMAYAAERKV from the exons ATGGCCGGCGGCGTCAAGAAACCCGTCAACATCTTCAAGCTCAAAAACTTGGACGAGCCAAAGGAAGTGTTCAACTGGAGGCTATGGTTCGCCGTCTTGTCCTTCGGCCTGTTGGGCGCTGCCCGTGGTGTCGACGAAGGACTGATCAATGGCGCATTGAAGAGCAAGAACTTCCAGGACAGCATCAACTATGCCTCGTATTCTACGGTTGAGCAAGCGAACATCAAGGCAAACATCTCGTCTATGGTACAAATTGGGAGTGTCGGGGGGGCATTAAT TGCCTTTATGATCTGTGACAGAATAGGGCGAATCTGGGCTACTCGAATACTTTGTCTACTTTGGATGTTGGGCATCGCCATCTTCATGGGTTCGAACGGCAACCTGAGTTTAGTTTACTTTGGTAGATTTGTTGCAGGACTCGGTGTCGGACAG TCACCTGTCGTCGGGCCAGTTTATATCGCCGAAATAGCTCCAGCTAGCATTCGTGGTTTCTGTGTTT GTACCTTCACCGGCTTCGTCTATCTCGGTATCGTCCTAGCATACTTCACCAACTACGGGTGCCAGCTTCATCTTGCCGAGACGCCAGCCCGTTGGATGGTTCCTACCAGCCTCCATATCATATTCGCGGGCCTTATTCTTCTCCTTACCTTTCTCCAGTATGAATCGCCCCGGTACCTAGTCAAGACAGGCAAAAGCGACAAGGCGCTCCACGTCATGTCCCGTCTGCGCCACTTGCCCCCCGACCACGACTACGTTCGGCGCGAAATCAACGCCATCACGCTCAGCCACCACGAAGAAATGGAAGCTTCCAAAGGCGCCGGCTGGCTCGGCATCCTCAAAGAAACCTTCACCGTGCGCAGCAACCTCTACCGCGTTGGCCTGACTCTCGGTGCCCAGGTTATGGGTCAATGGTCCGGCGCCGGCTCCATCACCATCTACGCGCCGGACCTGTTCGAACTCCTTGGTCTTACGGGCACCAAAGAGTCGCTTTTGGTAACAGCCATCTTCGGCATCGTCAAGCTAGTTGCCGCCATCGTCTGCGCCCTCTTCCTCGTTGACTTCATCGGCCGCAAGCGCTCTCTCCTCTTGGGAATAGCCTGTCAAGCCATCTCGATGATTTACATTGCAGCCTTTTTATCCGCGACCCCCGAACTCGGCAACGAAGAGGGGTACGTGATTCCCGCCAACTCAGGAAAACTACGCGCTTCGCGAGGCGCCATCGTCATGATTTACCTATCGGGAATCGGCTGGGCGCTGGGTTGGAATAGCATGCAGTACTTGCTCAGCTCGGAGATCTTTTGTCTGCGCCTGCGTGCCTTTTGCTCGAGTTTGGCGATGTGTCTGCACTTTGCCAACCAGTACGGCAGCGCGAGGGCTGTGCCTGACATGTTGCTCCCCGTGAGAGAGGGCGGGATTTCGGGACAGGGAACTTTTTGGTTCTTTAGTGCTGTAACGATATTGGGCGGAGTATGGGTATGGTTCTTCGTACCAGAAACCGCCTCTAGGAGCTTGGAGAGTATGGATAGATTGTTTAGTTTGCCGTGGTGGCAAATTGGCAGGTATGGAAAcagggaggcggaggcgctCGATGAGGCGGAGCGGGTtggaggggagaaggagggcgagaTGATGTCCAGGAGTGGGTCGcatgtggaggaggagaagggtatGGCGTACGCGGCGGAGAGAAAGGTCTGA